Genomic DNA from Peribacillus simplex NBRC 15720 = DSM 1321:
TAAATCCGCTAGGAAGAATCGCCTTTCGTGTCATGGGATCCAGCGTAGCGAATAACTGGTTCTCTTCGTATGAATTCGCCTCCGTCAGACGGTTGAACAGCGTTGATTTACCTGCGTTCGTGTATCCCACAAGGGCTATTTGAAATGCCTTATTACGTTTCCTTCTATCACGATAGCGTTCACGATGCTTCACTATGCCACTTAATTGTTGCTTGATTTCATCTATTTTCCCACGAATGTGGCGGCGGTCGCTTTCCAGCTTCGTCTCCCCTGGTCCCCTGGTGCCGATTCCGCCTCCAAGCCTGGACATTGCCGTACCCTGTCCGACCAAACGCGGCAATAAATATTGGAGCTGAGCAAGTTCAACTTGCAGCTTCCCTTCTCTGGATCGCGCCCGCTGAGCGAATATATCCAATATTAGCTGTGTCCGGTCAATGATCCTTGCATCCAATTGTTTTGAAAGGTTCCGAATCTGGCTCGGAGATAGTTCATCATTAAAGATAAATAAATCCGGCTCCAGCTCCTCTTCCAGATTCCGAAGTTCCTCCACTTTTCCTTTTCCTATATATGTAGCCGGATCGACACTTTCCCTTTTCTGGCTAATGGTCATTAAAACCTCACCATTCGCCGTCTTCGCCAATGAAGCCAGCTCATCGAGTGAATATTCAAAACGTTCATTGGTCTCAGTTGTTTGACACCCAATCAACACGGCCGTTTCCTTAATTGCTTCTTCCAAATCAAATGCACCACCTTCTCGAAGATTTTAGTTAATCATAACAAAAAAATTGAATATATAAAAATTTCCTCAAAACGAAGCTTTTAACCGTTTTAAAAATTCCGATAACATGCTAAAATCAAATTTGGCTTTACTATCAAAATCGAAAAGACATAGAGGGACATTCATATGACATGGGAAGTATTAAGCTTAATAGGTACGATTGCATTCGCTATTAGCGGGACCATCATCGCCATGGAAGAAGAGTATGATATTTTAGGAGTTTATATTTTAGGAATCATAACCGCCTTTGGGGGAGGGGCAATCCGTAATCTGCTGATCGGTGTCCCCGTTTCAGCGTTATGGGATCAAAGTTTCTACTTTGTCATCGCTTTAGTATCCATCACCATCGTTTTCGTTTTTCCTACAAACCTTTCAAAGCACTGGGACAGATGGGGAAACTTCAGTGATGCCATTGGCCTTTCAGCCTTTGCCATCCAAGGGGCTATGTATGCCGTGGAACTTAATCATCCAATAAGCGCCATCATTGTATCAGCTGCATTAACTGGATGCGGCGGCGGGATAATCCGTGACGTGCTGGCCGGAAGAAAGCCATTGGTCTTCAGAAAAGAAATCTATGTAGTATGGGCCATCATTGCAGGCTTGGCTTTAGGCAGTGGTGTATTATCCCAGTCATGGCAGCTTTATTCGCTCTTTGCCGTCATCACGATATTGCGAGTCCTTTCTTACACCAATAATTGGCATCTTCCTAATAAAAAATGGGTGCCTAAAACATAAATTTGAAAAGCCCGCCATCTTGGTGGGCTTTTCCATGTCATTCTTTCTCATCATCCTCGAAAATCAAATCTTGGCTGGTAAGCGTCAGTAAATCGGATTTTTCAAACGAATCCTCCAGTAAAAGCCGCATTGCCTGCGCCCTAATCGACTTTTCAAGTACATTTCGTATATAGCGTCCGTTAGAAAATGAAATAGGCCCCCGGAATGAACGTAATATGATTAGATGTTCTTTTAATTTCCTTTCGGCATCCCGATTCATTAGATACTCCTTTTCCTGTAGCATCAGATCGGCTATTTCCATTAACTGTTCAATCGTATAATCCGGAAAATCAATAACAAGCGGGAACCTGGAATGAAGGCCAGGATTTAGGCTGAGGAAATAATCCATTTCCCTCGAATATCCAGCAAGGATCAAAATGAATTCGTGCTGCCGATCCTCCATATGCTTGACAAGAGTATCTATGGCTTCTTTTCCAAAATCCTTTTCGCCGCCTCTTCCCAAGGAATAGGCTTCATCAATAAATAAGATCCCGCCAATGGCCTTTTTAATTAAATCCCTTGTTTTTTGGGCAGTATGACCAATGTATTCCCCGACCAAATCCGCCCTCTCCGCTTCAATTAAATGCCCTTTCGAAAGTACATTCATTTTTTGAAACAACTTACCGATTAAACGTGCAACCGTTGTTTTCCCTGTTCCGGGATTTCCTTTAAACATCATATGCAGCGCTTGCCTGCCAGTCTTCAGCCCCTTTGCCTCACGTTGTTTATTGATGTAAATCCAGGCATATATCTCTTTTATCATCCGTTTCATTTCTTCCATTCCGACCAGCGATTTCAACTCATCTTCAATCTCTTTCAATGCCACATGCTGGTGGGGGATTTCCTGCACCAAAATTTCTTTTATCGGCAGATCCTTTTGTAGCGCTTTTCTATTTTCCGCATTAAACACAATATTGATTTGCCCGTTATTTTTCATACGGATCGGTTGTTCCAATGCATTCACCTCTCCATCTTGGACCCTAACTCTAACACCACAATTTTCGATTTATGATGGTCATAGGCATATGCTGCATAGCCAAAACAAACCCATCGGAAAATTCGTTTATTTCTTTTCATGATTAAGCCTAATTCCCTTCTTGAAAAGCGACTTATTCTGACAGGATTTTTTCCTTGGAGGATTTGTTACGACAAACTCCATTCCCGTTCACCAATTTATATGGGTTAATGTCATTTCCTGCGGTTTCCCGGAAAATAATCCGTCCCTAAATATATATTCAAAACAGGTACGTAAAATTATCGATTCTTAGAAAAAGAACAGAGAAGTGCATGCAAAAAAAAACAGGTCGCTATAAGCTAAACCTGTTTTTTACATTCATATATATGATTATTCCTTCACTTCGTAATCAATCTGAACATTACGTTGTGGAGCAAATGTAGAGATCGCATGTTTATAGACTAATTGCTGTTTGCCCTCTGATTCAAATAAAACGGTAAAATTATCGAACCCTTTCACTTGTCCTCTAATCTGAAACCCGTTTAATAAAAATACCGTCACATACGTACCATCTTTACGTAATTGATTAAGAAACTGATCTTGAATATTTACTGATTGTTTCATGTATTAGTCCTCCTCTTTTCTCTCTAAATTTATGTATTCGCCTTCACTGAAAAGCTTTCCTGCTATAAATCCAGATATTTCATGTATTTTTTTTGGAAAACCCTCGAGATCGGTCATATCAAACCAAATTACATCCATTTTATTCCGAAACCAGGTCAATTGCCTTTTTGCATATCGACGGGAGTTTTGCTTTAATGTTTCAACCGCTTCATCCAATGAAGCCCTTCCGTCAAAAAAATCATAGATTTCTTTATAGCCTATAGCCTGGATCGATTGGCAATCCCTCAAACCTTTTTCATAAAATGACTCCACCTCTTGAATCAGCCCTTCTTCTACCATTCCATCAACACGTTGATCGATGCGTTGGTATAACTTTTCACGCTCCATTGTCAATCCAATGATGCACGTATCATATTTCAATTCTGTAGGCTGTTCATTCAGCTGCTCACTCATCGTTTTACCAGTACAATGAAAAATCTCAAGTGCCCTGATCACCCTTCTTACATTATTAGGATGAATCCGATTCGCGCTTTCCGGGTCAACGCTGCGTAATTGTTCAAAAACAGGATCAATCCCTAACTCCCTTACCTGTTTTTCGAGGCCCTCTCTATAAACCGGGTCGGATGGTGCCTCCGAAAATTGATAATCATAAATGACCGATTGTATGTATAATCCTGTTCCACCGACGATAATAGGGAGTTTACCTCTGCTTTGGATATCCTCGATACAAGCATTAGCCCGCTCCTGGAACTCTGCCGCACTAAATGGTTCATCAGGGTCTTTAATATCAAGTAAATAATGAGGAATTCCTTCTGTTTCTTCCCGCTTGATTTTTGCAGTCCCAATATCCATCCCCTTATAAACCTGCATGGAGTCTCCGCTAATAATTTCACCAT
This window encodes:
- the hflX gene encoding GTPase HflX is translated as MEEAIKETAVLIGCQTTETNERFEYSLDELASLAKTANGEVLMTISQKRESVDPATYIGKGKVEELRNLEEELEPDLFIFNDELSPSQIRNLSKQLDARIIDRTQLILDIFAQRARSREGKLQVELAQLQYLLPRLVGQGTAMSRLGGGIGTRGPGETKLESDRRHIRGKIDEIKQQLSGIVKHRERYRDRRKRNKAFQIALVGYTNAGKSTLFNRLTEANSYEENQLFATLDPMTRKAILPSGFTVLLTDTVGFIQDLPTSLIAAFRSTLEEVKEADLLLHVVDSSSTDYFNHQKTVHDLLNDLDVPSIPQLTLYNKKDKIHADFVRSASRASLMISAYEQSDLNLIMEEIEKYVIEEMVPYHVFLPSSEGKLLSQLKNETILRTLSFNEESERYECKGFCLADHPITGQLEKYSL
- a CDS encoding trimeric intracellular cation channel family protein translates to MTWEVLSLIGTIAFAISGTIIAMEEEYDILGVYILGIITAFGGGAIRNLLIGVPVSALWDQSFYFVIALVSITIVFVFPTNLSKHWDRWGNFSDAIGLSAFAIQGAMYAVELNHPISAIIVSAALTGCGGGIIRDVLAGRKPLVFRKEIYVVWAIIAGLALGSGVLSQSWQLYSLFAVITILRVLSYTNNWHLPNKKWVPKT
- the spoVK gene encoding stage V sporulation protein K encodes the protein MEQPIRMKNNGQINIVFNAENRKALQKDLPIKEILVQEIPHQHVALKEIEDELKSLVGMEEMKRMIKEIYAWIYINKQREAKGLKTGRQALHMMFKGNPGTGKTTVARLIGKLFQKMNVLSKGHLIEAERADLVGEYIGHTAQKTRDLIKKAIGGILFIDEAYSLGRGGEKDFGKEAIDTLVKHMEDRQHEFILILAGYSREMDYFLSLNPGLHSRFPLVIDFPDYTIEQLMEIADLMLQEKEYLMNRDAERKLKEHLIILRSFRGPISFSNGRYIRNVLEKSIRAQAMRLLLEDSFEKSDLLTLTSQDLIFEDDEKE
- the hfq gene encoding RNA chaperone Hfq, with amino-acid sequence MKQSVNIQDQFLNQLRKDGTYVTVFLLNGFQIRGQVKGFDNFTVLFESEGKQQLVYKHAISTFAPQRNVQIDYEVKE
- the miaA gene encoding tRNA (adenosine(37)-N6)-dimethylallyltransferase MiaA, with the protein product MSIEMAKLFNGEIISGDSMQVYKGMDIGTAKIKREETEGIPHYLLDIKDPDEPFSAAEFQERANACIEDIQSRGKLPIIVGGTGLYIQSVIYDYQFSEAPSDPVYREGLEKQVRELGIDPVFEQLRSVDPESANRIHPNNVRRVIRALEIFHCTGKTMSEQLNEQPTELKYDTCIIGLTMEREKLYQRIDQRVDGMVEEGLIQEVESFYEKGLRDCQSIQAIGYKEIYDFFDGRASLDEAVETLKQNSRRYAKRQLTWFRNKMDVIWFDMTDLEGFPKKIHEISGFIAGKLFSEGEYINLERKEED